Proteins encoded within one genomic window of Diceros bicornis minor isolate mBicDic1 chromosome X, mDicBic1.mat.cur, whole genome shotgun sequence:
- the LOC131400394 gene encoding uncharacterized protein CXorf51A-like translates to MAQVTRTPQASSTVMEQPGQQTPNTKERKKRKASCQPRSRGSVKVAKRTMGAKRPLKSSLRKKASPKNPTSSMKSKKARGTTLFGHYHRLNEERSQNDPESVEEPTTSRDYLGSQ, encoded by the exons ATGGCGCAGGTGACCAGGACACCACAAGCTTCCAGCACAGTTATGGAACAACCAGGACAACAGACTCCAAACaccaaagagaggaagaagaggaaggccTCCTGTCAACCCAGGTCCAGAGGCAGTGTCAAG GTGGCCAAGAGAACCATGGGGGCGAAGAGACCCCTTAAAAGCAGTTTGAGAAAAAAAGCCTCTCCAAAAAATCCCACCTCTTCAATGAAATCTAAGAAAGCTAGAGGAACAACACTATTCGGTCACTATCACAGGCTGAATGAAGAACGGAGTCAAAATGACCCAGAGAGCGTAGAGGAGCCCACCACTTCACGTGACTACCTGGGCAGCCAGTAA